A segment of the Mercurialis annua linkage group LG4, ddMerAnnu1.2, whole genome shotgun sequence genome:
ATATACCGGTGTCCACATcgtattttttgttaaaaaagaaCTCATCGGTGTTTCatattgtaaaaaataataactcgtattttaaattgtcaaattaaaaatttgtgttaaaattacaaaatatgcgctaaatcataattttttaattagccatttattaaaatacttactGAGGTTATTTGTTTTTTCTGTTCTATATGACTTACTTTTAATGAACAATCAGCGATCAAAACatacttttctttttccttggtCTCAGTTCATGTGGATGTTGTACTAGTACACCCCTAAATGTTACCGTTATAATTAGCTTAATAAGCATAACAAAAAGGAGATTATAgacaaaaaacataattaaacaatccGAATTAAGCGACCATTAAATGGTAGAAAGTAGTTTCCGCAAGATGAGGAGCTGATAAACCACAAAAGAGATAGAACATGGCAGACCACTCTCATTCTCACTCTCTAAAAACTCAGAACAAAAAACAgccattgtttttttttcctttttacttTTGTGCTACCCAACTTTGAGGAACAGCCAAACATAGATTATATGATCTTATTGTCTGCACGTACGGACCAGACATAATCATGAAGAAAGCTAGAAATGTCGATTCTTTGATACTTAATGCGATCAGATGCCAGAAAGATGATGATATTATTAGTAATATCAGAAGAGACAAGTGTTGCTGTAGTAATAACAATTTAAAGAACAAGAATAATAGACGAAGCTTCTATGAGCTTTCTTTGTCTTTCATGCTCTTACTTTGGTGTCTTGTTCTTTTGTTCTATACTCGGCTTGGCCTCAGCCATGAAAATGAAGGTgcagtttcttttctttttcttgtttgcttttttatattttgtctgCTATTTGCTTTTAAATGTCCTTGTTTTATAGACACATTCTGGCAATGAAAAATTGAGCAGTAACTTCTTCTGCAGTTTGCATGCATGATGCATAAGATAAGTTCATTAATTAGGTTAGGCATAATCTCGAAACTTTTCgaatttattcttataaaaattatcattttgatccTTTCCCGTTTCGTCATTTCtgtttccgtgctacttagTCATAACCTATGTAGCACGACAGGAACACAGCCaaacaatgttatttttatgttttttgagATTTCGTGTTAGAAATACCAAGTTTCCTACACGTTTATGAAATGGAaaatgttgattgaatgaagtatcCGTGCTATTTAGGTAATAACCAATGGTTTGGCTCGTTCATAATTAACAAAACATGGAATTTTAGAATCTGTGCATgttaaaaatcaagaaaatactTGCAATACATGAGATTTACAAGATTTATCCGTATAGTAAATGGTAGTAAGTCAAATTTGTTTACTTGTTTTTGAAATTCTGCAATATATGTTTTGATGATTCTTTATATTCTACAACAATTTTCAGGAAATGTGACTCTTCAGAACACAAGTATACCTTATCCTGGTGATGGGTTCAAGAATAACAAGATTTCTAATGATACATACTCATACATTTCAAACAGAATGTATAATAATAACACAAATGGAGTGTTATTAGAGCTTAATCTGACATCCAACTGTAACAAATCCACAGTTCATATTAGCTTTGCAAATAACAAGTACTCTATTTCAGAGACAGACAGGGTAGAAGAAGTAATCTGGAGCTTTTTAGGCTACAGAACTTTATTCTGTAAATCCGAGAAACCTGAAAACTGGAAAATAGCAGATAGAACAGATTTAAAAGCACTACCTGCAGAAGGGAGACAACATCATTCTACTTATCTAAATCTCGACGAGTTCCGAAACATAACGAGACAAGATCGGAAAGGCGAAGAGGTTTCTAATGAGCTTGTTAACATTACTCACCGATTCGAACCTGACGGAAAAGAGTATAACTATGCTTCTGCAATGAAAGGTGCAAAAGTTGTTGCAGCAAATAAGGAAGCAAAAGGTGCTGATAATATACTTGGAAAGGATAAGGATAAGTACTTGAGGAATCCTTGTTCTGTTGGAGGCAAATTTGTTGTGATTGAGCTTTCTGAGGAAACATTAGTTGATGTTGTCAAGATTGCTAATTTTGAGCATTATTCTTCtaattttaagggttttaaccTGTCAGGAAGTTTGAATTACCCAACTGAAAGATGGACTCAGTTGGGTAACTTCAATGCTGCTAATGTGAAgcaaagccaaaggtttaagtTGCCTGAACCCAAATGGGTCAGGTATCTGAAGCTGGATCTACTTAGTC
Coding sequences within it:
- the LOC126676772 gene encoding SUN domain-containing protein 5, with amino-acid sequence MKKARNVDSLILNAIRCQKDDDIISNIRRDKCCCSNNNLKNKNNRRSFYELSLSFMLLLWCLVLLFYTRLGLSHENEGNVTLQNTSIPYPGDGFKNNKISNDTYSYISNRMYNNNTNGVLLELNLTSNCNKSTVHISFANNKYSISETDRVEEVIWSFLGYRTLFCKSEKPENWKIADRTDLKALPAEGRQHHSTYLNLDEFRNITRQDRKGEEVSNELVNITHRFEPDGKEYNYASAMKGAKVVAANKEAKGADNILGKDKDKYLRNPCSVGGKFVVIELSEETLVDVVKIANFEHYSSNFKGFNLSGSLNYPTERWTQLGNFNAANVKQSQRFKLPEPKWVRYLKLDLLSHYGSEFYCTLSAVEVYGVDAIERMLEDLLVSKPNTTAAPLESNPVNEKRNGQVRNMTDNNPAVTATENINNAQISATTAKNPVAAATSKILDSAAEVRQQPVSRIAGDSVLKILLQKVRSLELNLSVLEEYIKEMNRRQGVILPDLEKELLRISILMESSKTELDSVIEWKENLDKGLENLESWKNEVSSRMDTLVRENIMLRLDVEKVGNDQANLESKELAVIAVSLFFMCFATMKLVSSSVFSFLGTSDSQSDKDCRTGRGWVMILVSSTMTIFITLLSS